In the genome of Palaemon carinicauda isolate YSFRI2023 chromosome 15, ASM3689809v2, whole genome shotgun sequence, one region contains:
- the LOC137654581 gene encoding uncharacterized protein — MMPPRVSRSSSKFKKPAAPASKPPPADSSSDDEPINVYLPSKEETAMLSAESQSDDGTSQASQIITLGQSTLKAKKSRPVMLSRVQEQDVADWYREREWLYNFRSEAYKDTRRKDSAYEEKAAELGISSIELKTWVKSKKDLAAKILKQKTSGSEVKPMTDREQWVFKNFCHAAGFVKRVGEHKRKRAEQLSPQKAVFMEPAEGLTQPIPCDDLLLNNGSDFASEAASSKGGTCVIESSTATLDQLAQHTQQLVTMLKRQEYLKDSRDGNRRALADLIYYASARMDDDTFDEFQAQCFTLISNYQLAARRKRDF, encoded by the exons ATGATGCCTCCCAGAGTATCCAGGAGCTCTTCCAAGTTCAAGAAGCCAGCTGCTCCTGCCTCTAAACCACCACCTGCCGACAGTTCGTCTGATGATGAACCAATCAATGTGTACCTTCCTAGTAAAGAGGAGACTGCGATGTTGTCAGCAGAATCACAATCTGATGATGGTACATCACAGGCATCGCAAATAATAACATTGGGACAATCCACTTTGAAGGCAAAGAAGTCACGTCCCGTGATGCTGAGTCGTGTACAGGAGCAGGACGTTGCTGATTGGTACAGGGAACGTGAATGGCTGTACAATTTCCGATCGGAGGCCTACAAGGATACGAGGCGGAAGGACAGTGCGTACGAGGAGAAGGCGGCAGAGCTGGGCATCTCGTCCATAGAACTGAAAACCTGGGTCAAAAGCAAGAAGGACCTCGCAGCAAAGATCCTGAAGCAGAAGACCTCAGGCAGTGAAGTTAAGCCTATGACGGACCGGGAGCAGTGGGTCTTCAAAAACTTCTGTCATGCAGCAGGATTTGTCAAACGTGTGGGCGAGCACAAGCGGAAGAGGGCCGAACAGTTATCACCTCAGAAGGCAGTGTTCATGGAGCCAGCTGAGGGGTTGACGCAGCCAATACCCTGTGACGACTTGCTGCTGAATAATGGAAGCGACTTTGCGTCTGAGGCCGCGTCCAGCAAGGGTGGAACTTGCGTGATAGAGTCGTCAACTGCCACCCTGGACCAA CTTGCTCAACATACACAGCAGCTGGTGACCATGCTGAAGCGCCAGGAATACCTAAAGGACAGCCGTGATGGAAATCGAAGGGCCTTGGCAGACCTTATTTACTATGCCTCTGCCCGTATGGATGATGACACGTTTGATGAATTCCAGGCGCAATGCTTTACCCTCATCTCGAACTACCAGCTTGCTGCAAGGCGCAAGAGGGACTTCTAG